Proteins from a genomic interval of Caulobacter rhizosphaerae:
- a CDS encoding DNA polymerase III subunit epsilon translates to MAASRLRVIDLETAGNGPHDVCEIGWQDVTLGPDGRWRVDEGRGSRLVNPGRPITPETMAVHHIIDDDVAGAPFWKAVAGEVLKPEGGVQALAAHRAAFEQRYCTPRFTGGAPWICTWKCALRLWPHLTSFSNQMLRYQRRPEGLVRELGLPAHRALPDAYVTAHHLRDMLDEAPLEQLLAWSREPGLLPRVPAGPERGKPWNRLGVETLRAFAQDRDPNLRFSAETELRRRGETAELAADEPAQRTLL, encoded by the coding sequence ATGGCTGCTTCCCGCCTCCGCGTGATCGATCTGGAGACCGCCGGAAACGGTCCGCATGACGTCTGCGAGATCGGCTGGCAGGATGTCACGCTGGGCCCGGACGGCCGCTGGCGCGTCGACGAGGGCCGGGGATCCCGACTGGTCAATCCCGGTCGCCCGATCACCCCGGAAACCATGGCGGTGCACCACATCATCGACGACGACGTCGCTGGTGCGCCGTTCTGGAAGGCGGTGGCGGGCGAGGTCCTGAAGCCCGAAGGCGGCGTCCAGGCCCTCGCCGCCCACCGCGCCGCCTTCGAACAGCGCTACTGCACGCCGAGGTTCACCGGCGGCGCGCCCTGGATCTGCACGTGGAAGTGCGCTCTGCGGCTGTGGCCGCACCTGACCAGCTTCTCCAACCAGATGCTGCGCTACCAGCGCAGGCCCGAAGGCCTGGTCCGCGAGCTGGGCCTGCCGGCCCATCGGGCCCTGCCGGACGCCTACGTCACCGCCCATCATCTGCGCGACATGCTCGACGAAGCCCCGCTGGAGCAGCTTCTGGCCTGGAGCCGCGAGCCGGGCCTGCTGCCGCGCGTGCCCGCCGGTCCTGAACGCGGCAAGCCCTGGAATCGCCTCGGCGTCGAAACGCTGCGGGCCTTCGCCCAGGATCGCGACCCGAACCTCCGCTTCAGCGCCGAAACCGAACTGCGCCGCCGAGGCGAGACCGCGGAGCTGGCGGCCGACGAACCGGCGCAGCGGACTTTGCTCTGA
- a CDS encoding AraC family transcriptional regulator: MNPVEKAIWFIEGHFAQPLDLDDIAEAGGISRFHMSRAFVVATGRPVIGYLRARRLSEAARALAQGAPDILSVALEAGYGSHEAFTRAFRDQFGVTPEQVRARRDIANLTLVEPIMLDSTPRNDLPPPRFEDGRPLLIAGVQQHYDCNDAGAGIPSQWRRLVPHLGHIPNQVGGDQAYVTYGVCANADDHGDFDYLAGVEVAAFSDLPAGFSTLRIPPQRYAVFRHAEHISTIRATMRAIWTVWLPASAYDAADAPLFERYGPEFDPRTGEGGLEIWLPVKAKA; encoded by the coding sequence ATGAACCCTGTCGAGAAAGCCATCTGGTTCATAGAAGGCCATTTCGCCCAGCCTCTCGACCTGGACGACATCGCCGAGGCCGGCGGGATTTCGCGTTTCCACATGTCCCGCGCCTTCGTGGTCGCCACCGGTCGCCCGGTGATCGGCTATCTGCGCGCGCGGCGGCTGTCGGAGGCGGCGCGGGCGCTGGCGCAAGGGGCTCCCGACATCCTGTCGGTGGCCCTGGAAGCCGGCTACGGCTCGCACGAAGCGTTCACCCGCGCCTTCCGCGACCAGTTCGGGGTCACGCCCGAGCAGGTGCGGGCCAGGCGCGATATCGCCAACCTGACTCTGGTGGAGCCCATCATGCTCGACAGCACGCCCCGTAACGACCTGCCCCCGCCTCGCTTCGAAGACGGCCGCCCGCTACTGATCGCCGGCGTCCAGCAGCACTATGACTGCAACGACGCCGGCGCCGGTATTCCCAGCCAATGGCGACGGCTGGTCCCTCATCTGGGCCACATCCCCAACCAGGTGGGCGGCGACCAAGCGTACGTCACCTATGGCGTCTGCGCCAATGCCGACGACCACGGCGACTTCGACTATCTGGCCGGGGTCGAGGTGGCGGCCTTCTCCGACCTGCCGGCCGGGTTCTCCACCCTGCGCATCCCGCCGCAACGCTACGCGGTGTTCCGCCACGCCGAGCACATTTCCACGATCCGCGCGACCATGCGGGCCATCTGGACCGTCTGGCTGCCGGCCTCGGCCTATGACGCCGCCGACGCGCCGCTGTTCGAGCGCTACGGCCCGGAGTTTGATCCGCGCACCGGCGAAGGCGGGCTGGAGATCTGGCTGCCGGTGAAGGCGAAGGCCTAG
- a CDS encoding sugar O-acetyltransferase, which yields MTDVRTHKQRMLAGDLYSPVDPEVMADHEAAAAWMGRYNALDLPPSERHALLRELLAEVGDRVSIRPPFHCDYGYNIAIGEGVFLNFNCVILDVTAVTIGAATTIGPHVQIYTAEHPRDPVERRTGIEYARPVSIGENVWIGGGSIILPGVTIGDDAIVGAGSVVTRDVPRGATVVGNPARVRG from the coding sequence GTGACCGACGTCCGCACCCACAAGCAGCGCATGCTGGCCGGCGACCTCTACAGTCCCGTCGATCCCGAGGTCATGGCCGATCACGAGGCGGCGGCGGCCTGGATGGGACGCTACAACGCCCTGGACCTGCCGCCGTCGGAACGTCACGCCCTGCTGCGCGAGTTGTTGGCGGAGGTCGGCGACCGCGTCAGCATCCGGCCGCCGTTCCACTGCGACTACGGCTACAACATCGCCATCGGCGAGGGCGTGTTCCTCAACTTCAACTGCGTGATCCTGGACGTCACCGCGGTGACCATCGGCGCGGCCACGACGATCGGGCCGCACGTTCAGATCTACACCGCCGAGCATCCGCGCGATCCGGTCGAGCGCCGGACGGGCATCGAATACGCCCGCCCGGTCAGCATCGGCGAGAACGTCTGGATCGGCGGCGGATCGATCATCCTGCCTGGCGTGACCATTGGCGACGACGCCATTGTCGGCGCCGGCAGCGTGGTCACCCGCGATGTGCCCCGGGGCGCGACGGTGGTGGGCAATCCGGCCCGGGTTCGCGGCTAG
- a CDS encoding helix-turn-helix domain-containing protein has protein sequence MTRSQITADMAVDDQADPGQVRSARALVQGVRWRSGLSQGEFARAFGIPPAQLAALELGQTRPDAALTAYLRVIDHAPDMVREALERF, from the coding sequence ATGACCAGATCCCAGATCACCGCCGACATGGCCGTCGACGATCAGGCCGACCCCGGCCAGGTCCGTTCGGCCCGGGCCCTGGTGCAGGGCGTGCGCTGGCGCAGTGGTCTGTCTCAGGGCGAGTTCGCGCGGGCCTTCGGCATTCCGCCGGCCCAGCTGGCGGCGCTCGAACTGGGCCAGACCCGGCCGGACGCCGCCCTGACCGCCTATCTGCGGGTGATCGATCACGCGCCGGACATGGTGCGCGAGGCGCTGGAGCGGTTTTGA
- a CDS encoding helicase C-terminal domain-containing protein gives MSAQIPTLDLAPALVVLPGPRAGYADGATGRSGDEGGGRPLRTPDARDLFEHGPVLVAHASMTAKRLNLQAPARGRGVFDVLELYAFTRPATFCAPSAVGLATALGLPEPKGAPAQAQTLRDAAGALLHELAMTPRPSREEALAVAETLARAGWAWGPAVVGALRSAPVGNQFRSSGLDVWARAVEWEDQAPPGEPGSRPVDPERASERLRELLQRSGLDEAREAQDTFAREAAYAFAPREREGEPQMMLAEAGTGVGKTLGYLAPASVWAEMNGPSVWISTYTRALQRQIERESHSIYPDPLVRARKAVVRKGRENYLCLLNFQEQVNTAQLGNGDLIGLGLAARWARASRDGDMTGGDFPAWLPTLFAVAPSVQAGPANLVDRRGECIHAGCQHYRVCFIEKAVRASKRADIVIANHALVLSQAAFDGARAARGLKGDNETTSLKRIVFDEGHHLFDAADSAFSAALSGAEAAELRRWLRGPEGRGRRGRGLEARLLDIIGEREGARGALNAALHAAAALPGEGWSGRIAPPDGQVNPIGPIETYLVSVIEQLRARVTDRPGAAEQGLQCAARPAIELVRERAGEAAKALAAIEAPLLALARHLEDVLDEEADTLPTSERARIEGALRGLDRRARMTLPAWRSILKAIDEDAEDDPEFVDWFEATFLYGRVVDAACRRHWVDPTEPLRAAVLSPAHGVLVTSATLTDPALEDPFALAEMRTGAARLPQSPKVLRLVSPFDYEKNARAFVVTDVGKDDPRQVSAAMRELFLAAGGGGLGLFTAIRRLKAVHERIAAPLADQGLALYAQHVDPLEAGALVDIFRAEEDACLLGTDAIRDGIDVPGRSLRLLVFDRVPWPRPDVLHKARRARFGGKGYDDSTARARISQAFGRLIRRADDRGVFVMLDAAAPTRLFSSLPEGVTIERVSLVEAIEATAAFLSEDRS, from the coding sequence GTGAGCGCCCAGATTCCCACCCTCGATCTTGCCCCGGCCCTGGTGGTGCTGCCCGGGCCGCGGGCCGGCTATGCCGACGGGGCCACGGGCCGGTCGGGCGACGAAGGCGGCGGGCGGCCGCTGCGCACGCCCGACGCCCGCGACCTGTTCGAACACGGCCCTGTCCTGGTCGCCCACGCCTCCATGACCGCCAAGCGGCTGAACCTGCAGGCCCCGGCGCGCGGCCGCGGCGTGTTCGACGTGCTGGAGCTGTACGCCTTCACCCGCCCGGCCACCTTCTGCGCGCCGTCGGCGGTGGGGCTGGCCACCGCCCTGGGGCTGCCCGAGCCCAAGGGCGCCCCCGCCCAGGCCCAGACCCTGCGCGACGCGGCCGGCGCCCTGTTGCACGAACTGGCGATGACGCCCAGGCCGTCGCGCGAGGAGGCCCTGGCGGTCGCCGAGACCCTGGCCCGGGCCGGCTGGGCCTGGGGGCCGGCGGTGGTCGGCGCCCTGCGCTCGGCCCCGGTCGGCAACCAGTTCCGCAGCTCCGGCCTCGACGTCTGGGCTCGCGCGGTGGAGTGGGAAGACCAGGCGCCGCCCGGTGAGCCCGGCTCGCGCCCGGTCGATCCCGAACGCGCCAGCGAACGTCTCCGCGAGCTGCTGCAGCGCTCGGGCCTAGACGAGGCGCGCGAGGCCCAGGACACCTTCGCCCGCGAGGCGGCCTACGCCTTCGCCCCGCGCGAGCGCGAGGGCGAGCCGCAGATGATGCTGGCCGAGGCCGGCACCGGGGTCGGCAAGACCCTGGGCTATCTGGCGCCGGCCTCGGTGTGGGCCGAGATGAACGGACCCTCGGTGTGGATCAGCACCTATACCCGCGCCCTGCAGCGGCAGATCGAGCGCGAGAGCCATTCGATCTATCCCGACCCGCTGGTGCGGGCCCGCAAGGCGGTGGTCCGCAAGGGGCGCGAGAACTATCTGTGCCTGCTGAACTTCCAGGAACAGGTCAACACCGCCCAGCTGGGCAACGGTGACCTGATCGGCCTGGGCCTGGCGGCCCGCTGGGCGCGCGCCAGCCGCGACGGCGACATGACCGGCGGCGACTTCCCGGCCTGGCTGCCGACCCTGTTCGCCGTCGCGCCTTCGGTCCAGGCCGGCCCAGCCAACCTGGTCGATCGGCGCGGCGAGTGCATCCACGCCGGCTGCCAGCACTACCGCGTCTGCTTCATCGAGAAGGCCGTGCGGGCCAGCAAGCGCGCCGACATCGTGATCGCCAACCACGCCCTGGTGCTGAGCCAGGCGGCCTTCGACGGGGCCCGGGCGGCGCGCGGCCTGAAGGGCGACAACGAGACCACTTCGCTCAAGCGCATCGTCTTCGACGAAGGCCACCACCTGTTCGACGCCGCCGACAGCGCCTTCTCGGCCGCCCTGTCCGGGGCCGAGGCGGCCGAGCTGCGGCGCTGGCTGCGCGGACCCGAAGGCCGCGGCCGGCGGGGCCGAGGGCTGGAGGCCCGGCTTCTGGACATCATCGGCGAGCGCGAAGGCGCCCGCGGCGCCTTGAACGCCGCCCTGCACGCCGCCGCGGCCCTGCCCGGCGAAGGCTGGTCAGGCCGGATCGCGCCGCCCGACGGTCAGGTCAATCCGATCGGGCCTATTGAAACATACTTGGTCTCGGTGATTGAACAGCTGCGGGCTCGAGTCACCGACCGTCCCGGCGCGGCCGAGCAGGGCCTGCAATGCGCCGCCCGCCCGGCCATCGAGCTGGTGCGCGAGCGGGCCGGCGAGGCGGCCAAGGCCCTGGCGGCCATCGAGGCGCCCCTGCTGGCCCTGGCCCGCCATCTGGAGGACGTGCTCGACGAGGAGGCCGACACCCTGCCCACCTCGGAGCGGGCGCGGATCGAGGGCGCCCTTCGCGGCCTGGATCGCCGGGCGCGCATGACCCTGCCGGCCTGGCGCTCGATCCTCAAGGCCATCGACGAGGACGCCGAGGACGACCCGGAGTTCGTCGACTGGTTCGAGGCCACGTTCCTATACGGCCGGGTGGTCGACGCGGCCTGCCGTCGCCATTGGGTAGACCCGACCGAGCCGTTGCGCGCGGCGGTGCTGTCGCCCGCCCACGGCGTGCTGGTGACCAGCGCCACCCTGACCGACCCGGCCCTGGAGGACCCCTTCGCCCTGGCCGAGATGCGGACCGGCGCCGCCCGCCTGCCGCAAAGCCCCAAGGTGCTGCGCCTGGTCTCGCCGTTCGACTACGAGAAGAACGCCCGCGCCTTCGTGGTCACCGACGTCGGCAAGGATGATCCGCGCCAGGTGTCGGCGGCGATGCGCGAGCTGTTCCTGGCGGCCGGTGGCGGGGGCTTGGGCCTGTTCACCGCCATCCGCCGGTTGAAGGCCGTGCACGAGCGGATCGCCGCGCCCCTGGCCGACCAGGGCCTGGCGCTCTACGCCCAGCACGTCGACCCGCTGGAGGCCGGCGCACTGGTCGACATCTTCCGGGCCGAGGAGGACGCCTGCCTGCTGGGCACCGACGCCATCCGCGACGGCATCGACGTGCCGGGCCGCAGCTTGCGCCTGCTGGTCTTCGACCGCGTGCCCTGGCCCCGTCCCGACGTGTTGCACAAAGCCCGCCGGGCGCGGTTTGGCGGCAAGGGCTATGACGATTCGACCGCCCGCGCCCGCATCAGCCAGGCGTTCGGCCGTCTGATCCGCCGGGCCGACGACCGGGGGGTGTTCGTGATGCTGGACGCCGCCGCGCCGACGCGCCTGTTCTCCAGTTTGCCCGAGGGCGTGACGATCGAGCGGGTCAGCCTGGTGGAAGCCATCGAGGCGACCGCCGCATTTTTGTCGGAAGATCGTTCTTAA
- a CDS encoding tetratricopeptide repeat protein, which produces MGRMARNGLAGLALAAMLAVGAPSLAASAAPKAPARAELLRRAQAGDVGAYDLLADSYLNAKGDQRDVEAAVRWLNAGVKAGDTGCMIALGNLYFVGEDLDQDEAKALSLYKAAAAKGDALGAYNAGLVYETSAEDLTQALGWYWRAAAGGDEGGMYKLALAYQLGRGVTADETRAVAWMRKAAAAGSVDAINDLGTYALQGYGMPVDEGRALALYVEAAQRGSAVALANVAAAYQNGEGVDVDLEKALRLYVLSARAGNSTAYYALGQMYEDGEGVKASLAKAAQLYRMAAESDDQEVAQAASDAAERLEGGSSETPIA; this is translated from the coding sequence ATGGGACGGATGGCTCGGAACGGCCTTGCAGGCTTGGCCTTGGCGGCGATGCTGGCGGTTGGTGCGCCGTCCCTGGCCGCGTCCGCCGCGCCGAAGGCCCCGGCGCGGGCCGAACTGCTGCGCCGCGCGCAGGCCGGCGACGTCGGCGCCTACGACCTGTTGGCCGACAGCTATCTGAACGCCAAGGGCGACCAGCGCGACGTCGAGGCCGCGGTGCGTTGGCTGAACGCCGGAGTCAAGGCCGGCGACACCGGCTGCATGATCGCCCTGGGCAACCTCTATTTCGTCGGCGAGGACCTGGACCAGGACGAGGCCAAGGCGCTGTCGCTGTACAAGGCCGCCGCCGCCAAGGGCGACGCCCTGGGCGCCTACAACGCCGGCCTGGTCTACGAGACCAGCGCCGAGGACCTGACCCAGGCCCTGGGCTGGTACTGGCGCGCCGCGGCGGGCGGCGACGAGGGCGGGATGTACAAGCTGGCCCTGGCCTATCAGCTGGGACGCGGCGTGACCGCCGACGAGACCCGGGCGGTCGCCTGGATGCGCAAGGCCGCCGCCGCCGGCTCGGTCGACGCGATCAACGACCTGGGCACCTACGCCCTGCAGGGCTACGGCATGCCGGTCGACGAGGGGCGGGCGCTGGCGCTCTATGTGGAGGCGGCCCAGCGCGGTTCGGCGGTGGCCCTGGCCAATGTCGCCGCCGCCTATCAGAACGGCGAGGGCGTCGACGTCGACCTCGAAAAGGCCCTGCGCCTTTATGTCCTCTCGGCCCGGGCCGGCAATTCGACGGCCTATTACGCGCTGGGCCAGATGTACGAGGATGGCGAAGGCGTGAAGGCCAGCCTGGCCAAGGCGGCGCAGCTCTATCGGATGGCCGCCGAGAGCGACGACCAGGAGGTGGCGCAAGCCGCGTCGGACGCCGCCGAGCGCCTCGAAGGCGGTTCCTCGGAAACCCCGATCGCCTGA
- a CDS encoding ligase-associated DNA damage response DEXH box helicase, translated as MAEATALPPRFQQWFALRGWAPRPHQLAMVEKGRQGRDALLIAPTGGGKTLAGFLPSLIELAERPPRNTPAGVHTLYISPLKALAVDIERNLATPIREMGLNIVAESRTGDTGEARKQRQRLRPPDILLTTPEQLALFCAWEGARTYFADLSCVIIDEAHAMWPTKRGDLLALGLARLQLFAPRMRRVGLSATVDDPDLVRRWLGHNSSPPPCGEGAGGGGTALTASAALPAAPHPQPLPTRGRGAKDVDLVLGSGGAQPIVEVLVSGGRVPWAGHTAEHAMAEIYEIIKGAKTALVFVNTRFQAEFAFQELWKLNDDGLAIALHHGSLAAEQRRKVEAAMARGAIRAVVCTSTLDMGIDWGDVDLVIQLAAPKGASRMVQRIGRANHRLDEPSRAILAPANRFEYLECRAAADAILGGHLDGEPARIGTLDTLAQHIMGCACSEPFALTDLYDEVRTAGPYADLSWEDFETVVDFVSTGGYALRTYDKFRRIVPGQDGLWRARNAQAVLAHRMNVGAIVSPAMINVRIGGGKRPMGGRKVGEAEEGFFEQMKPGDTFIFAGQVWRFNSLVGADAFVSPAPDKDPMLPSWGGSKFPLSTYLAGRVRAMMHDEAEWPALPPDVQEWLGHQKLRSIIPERDEMLLETFPHGKRFHLVCYPFEGRLAHTTLAMLLTRRLDRLGIGPLGFVANDYAVNIWALKPMDALDLDELFAQDMLGDDLEAWLAESFLMKRAFKACALISGLIERRHPGQEKSGRQVTFSTDLIYDVLRRHQPDHLLLRCARADAATGSLDVARLGEMLARVQGRIRHAALDRVSPIAVPIMLEIGRERAPGDAAGEMILAEAEEDLIAEAMA; from the coding sequence ATGGCCGAGGCGACCGCCCTTCCTCCCCGCTTTCAGCAGTGGTTCGCCTTGCGCGGCTGGGCGCCGCGTCCGCACCAGCTGGCCATGGTCGAAAAGGGCCGGCAGGGCCGCGACGCCCTGCTGATCGCCCCGACCGGCGGCGGCAAGACCCTGGCGGGCTTCCTGCCCAGCCTGATCGAGCTGGCCGAACGCCCGCCGCGCAACACCCCGGCCGGGGTGCACACCCTCTACATCTCGCCGCTGAAGGCTCTGGCGGTCGACATCGAGCGCAACCTGGCCACGCCGATCCGCGAGATGGGCCTGAACATCGTCGCCGAGAGCCGCACCGGCGACACCGGCGAGGCCCGCAAGCAGCGCCAGCGCCTGCGGCCGCCCGACATTCTGCTGACCACGCCCGAGCAATTGGCGCTGTTCTGCGCCTGGGAGGGCGCGCGCACCTATTTCGCCGACCTGTCCTGCGTGATCATCGACGAGGCCCACGCGATGTGGCCAACCAAGCGCGGCGACCTGCTGGCGCTGGGCCTGGCGCGGCTGCAGCTGTTCGCGCCGCGGATGCGCCGGGTGGGCCTGTCGGCGACGGTGGACGACCCGGACCTGGTGCGGCGGTGGTTGGGCCATAACTCTTCCCCTCCCCCTTGTGGGGAGGGGGCAGGGGGTGGGGGAACCGCGCTCACGGCGTCTGCCGCCCTGCCGGCCGCCCCCCACCCCCAACCCCTCCCCACAAGGGGGAGGGGAGCAAAGGATGTGGACCTGGTTCTCGGCTCCGGCGGCGCGCAGCCGATCGTCGAGGTGCTGGTCTCCGGCGGCCGCGTGCCGTGGGCCGGCCACACGGCCGAGCACGCCATGGCCGAGATCTACGAGATCATCAAAGGGGCCAAGACCGCCCTGGTCTTCGTCAACACGCGCTTTCAAGCGGAATTTGCCTTCCAGGAGCTGTGGAAGCTGAACGACGACGGCCTGGCCATCGCCCTGCACCATGGCAGCCTGGCGGCCGAGCAGCGGCGCAAGGTCGAGGCCGCCATGGCGCGCGGCGCGATCCGCGCCGTGGTCTGCACCTCGACTCTGGACATGGGCATCGACTGGGGCGACGTCGACCTGGTGATCCAGCTGGCCGCGCCGAAGGGCGCCTCGCGGATGGTCCAGCGGATCGGCCGCGCCAACCACCGCCTGGACGAGCCCTCGCGCGCCATCCTGGCCCCGGCCAACCGCTTCGAATACCTGGAGTGCCGCGCCGCCGCCGACGCCATCCTGGGCGGCCACCTGGACGGCGAGCCGGCCCGGATCGGCACGCTGGACACCCTGGCCCAGCACATTATGGGCTGCGCCTGTTCCGAGCCCTTCGCCCTGACCGACCTCTATGACGAGGTCCGCACCGCCGGCCCCTATGCCGACCTGTCGTGGGAGGATTTCGAGACCGTCGTCGATTTCGTCTCGACCGGCGGCTACGCGCTTCGCACCTACGACAAGTTCCGCCGCATCGTCCCGGGCCAGGACGGCCTCTGGCGGGCCCGAAACGCCCAGGCGGTGCTGGCCCACCGGATGAACGTCGGGGCCATCGTCTCGCCGGCCATGATCAACGTGCGGATCGGCGGCGGCAAGCGACCGATGGGCGGCAGGAAGGTCGGCGAAGCCGAGGAAGGCTTCTTCGAGCAGATGAAGCCGGGCGACACCTTCATCTTCGCGGGCCAAGTGTGGCGATTCAACAGCCTGGTCGGGGCCGACGCCTTCGTCAGCCCGGCGCCGGACAAGGATCCGATGCTGCCCAGCTGGGGCGGATCGAAGTTCCCGCTGTCGACCTATCTGGCCGGCCGCGTGCGGGCGATGATGCACGACGAGGCCGAATGGCCCGCCCTGCCCCCGGACGTCCAGGAATGGCTAGGCCACCAGAAGCTCCGCTCGATCATCCCCGAGCGCGACGAGATGCTGCTGGAGACCTTCCCGCACGGCAAGCGCTTCCACCTGGTCTGCTATCCGTTCGAGGGCCGCCTGGCCCACACCACCCTGGCCATGCTGCTGACCCGGCGACTGGACCGGCTGGGCATCGGCCCGCTGGGCTTCGTGGCCAACGACTACGCGGTCAACATCTGGGCGCTGAAACCTATGGACGCCCTGGACCTGGACGAGCTGTTCGCCCAGGACATGCTGGGCGACGACCTGGAGGCCTGGCTGGCCGAGAGCTTCCTGATGAAGCGGGCCTTCAAGGCCTGCGCCCTGATCTCGGGCCTGATCGAGCGCCGCCATCCGGGGCAGGAGAAGTCCGGCCGCCAGGTGACGTTCTCGACCGACCTGATCTATGACGTCCTGCGCCGCCACCAGCCCGACCACCTGCTGCTGCGCTGCGCCCGCGCCGACGCGGCGACCGGATCGCTGGACGTGGCGCGGCTGGGTGAGATGCTGGCGCGGGTCCAGGGCCGCATCCGCCATGCGGCGCTGGACCGCGTGTCGCCGATCGCCGTGCCGATTATGCTGGAGATCGGCCGCGAGCGCGCGCCGGGCGACGCGGCCGGCGAAATGATCCTGGCCGAGGCCGAGGAAGACCTGATCGCCGAGGCGATGGCTTGA
- the pdeM gene encoding ligase-associated DNA damage response endonuclease PdeM: MAFQIGDCGGLRLEIAGARAVLRHSGALWLETERTMVVADLHFEKGSSYAARFGQMLPPYDTRETLDRLEHELAALSPATLVFLGDSFHDGAGEDRLPGEDRARIAALAVGRQLIWAVGNHDEDGPRALPGDVVDEAAIAGLTFRHEPLPGAQPGEVAGHLHPAARVTSGRATIRRRCFVTDGARLVLPAFGAFTGGLNILDQAFAPLFGGPALAAALGPRRVHAVGWKSLRPD, translated from the coding sequence CTGGCGTTCCAGATCGGCGATTGCGGCGGCCTGCGGCTCGAGATCGCGGGCGCGCGCGCGGTGCTGCGCCACTCCGGAGCGCTATGGCTGGAAACCGAGCGCACGATGGTGGTGGCCGACCTGCACTTCGAGAAGGGCAGCAGCTACGCCGCGCGCTTCGGCCAGATGCTGCCGCCCTACGACACCCGCGAGACCCTCGACCGGCTGGAGCACGAGTTGGCCGCCCTGTCGCCCGCCACCCTGGTGTTCCTGGGCGACAGCTTCCACGACGGGGCCGGCGAGGATCGGCTGCCGGGCGAGGACCGGGCCCGCATCGCCGCCCTGGCCGTGGGTCGCCAGCTGATCTGGGCGGTGGGCAACCACGACGAGGACGGCCCCCGCGCCCTGCCCGGCGACGTGGTCGACGAGGCGGCGATCGCCGGCCTGACCTTCCGCCACGAGCCCCTGCCCGGCGCCCAGCCCGGCGAAGTGGCCGGCCACCTGCATCCGGCGGCCAGGGTGACCAGCGGCCGGGCCACGATCCGTCGGCGCTGCTTCGTCACCGACGGCGCGCGCCTGGTGCTGCCGGCCTTCGGGGCCTTCACCGGCGGATTGAACATCCTGGACCAGGCCTTCGCCCCCCTGTTCGGCGGCCCAGCCCTGGCCGCCGCCCTGGGCCCCCGTCGAGTGCACGCGGTCGGCTGGAAGTCGCTGCGTCCGGACTGA
- a CDS encoding DUF3429 domain-containing protein, translating into MAFEAAAADHPQDRVPVPLAVWVCGLATLVPFVVCSALFCYGPIDMRQVALISLLAYSTAMMSYLGGIRCGLEIERARPRWITLGLSLLFPLAGFGLLLGGLKFEPAWQLSGFLLVFILQWLWDVTNHEGPAWRPRLRTLLTSGAAISLAFALEQALHL; encoded by the coding sequence ATGGCGTTCGAAGCAGCAGCGGCCGATCATCCGCAGGATCGCGTGCCGGTTCCTCTGGCCGTATGGGTCTGCGGCCTGGCGACCCTGGTTCCGTTCGTGGTCTGCTCGGCGCTGTTCTGCTACGGCCCGATCGACATGCGCCAGGTGGCGCTGATCAGCCTGCTGGCCTATTCGACGGCCATGATGTCGTACCTGGGGGGCATACGCTGCGGCCTGGAGATCGAGCGCGCCCGCCCGCGCTGGATCACCCTGGGCCTGTCGCTGCTGTTTCCCCTGGCCGGCTTTGGCCTGTTGCTGGGCGGCCTGAAGTTCGAGCCGGCCTGGCAGCTTTCCGGCTTTCTGCTGGTCTTCATCCTCCAATGGCTGTGGGACGTGACCAACCACGAGGGGCCGGCCTGGCGCCCGCGCCTTCGCACCCTGCTGACCTCAGGCGCGGCCATCTCGCTGGCCTTCGCCCTGGAGCAGGCCCTCCACCTGTAG